In the Pelagicoccus albus genome, TTACTTAAATTAGGGGTTGATTTGTCTCTGGTGGGATTGAAAGGGCGGGCGTTTGCCGGAATTGAATGGGCCGACTTGTTAGCCTCTTGTAGGTAGTCTCCAAAGCCTCCATACACAAGTTGGTTTAGTTGGAATGCTTCGGGCCTTGTAGATTGAACGTAAGGTTAGGGTTCTTCGCCTGAAACCGAAGCTTGAAATGGCTAGGTCAAGAAGTTCTACCGTCTGTTCGGGGTGCTGCATCCTTCGATTAAGTAGACCAATTTCCATAATTATATTTTCGGCTAACGCAGAGGCCATGCATGGAGGCCTCAGTTGGGGTTTAGCTTAAATTAGGGGTTGATTTGTCTCTGGTCGGATTGAAAGGGCGGGCGTTTGCCGGAATTGAATGGGCCGACTTGTTAGCCTCTCGTACGTAGTCTCCAAAGCTTCCATACACAAGTTGGTTTAGTTGGAATGCTTCGGACCTTGTAGCCTGAAAGTAAGGTTTGGGTTCTTCGCGTGAGCCCGAAGCAGGAAATGACTAAGTCAAGAAGTTCTACCGTCTGTTCGGGATGCTGCTTCCTTCGGTTCGGTAAACCAATCTTCATAATTATATTTTCGGCTAACGCGGAGGACATACGCGAGGATCAGCGCGGAGCGCTGACCGGAGTTGTATGGTCCGTCTGGTTAGATTTCTTTATCTTTAATCCAATATTTCTTCTTCAGCTTTTCTTTCACGACAATAGCATCTTGAACCGATTTCTTCGGCGATCCTTCGTAATTGGTGCACTCCACGACTATCTCCATGTATGGTGTTTTCGTGGTAACAGAATCTTCGCTCTCTACCCAAGGAGTCTGAGAATATGTAGTGCCGCTCGGCCCACTGTTTTGAATAGCCGCTGGTCTACCGGCACTGAACAACGCGTCGTCTTCAATATTCGTAGTCGTGTAGGTTGTTAGATTGCTCAGGTCCTTGATCTCGAAATGAGTAAAACCGTTCTCTAGTGCTATTTCGGCAGCTTTTAGGCGAGCTAAGTCGAAGGCTTTCCTCCCCGAAGAATTCCTTTCGCCCCGATAGGTAACTCGATAGAACCCGCCACCTAAATCCACATGGCTGTAACCAAAAGGTTGCTCAGGAGAAATCGGAGAATAATACGACACTGTTTCGCAGGAGCTGAGTAGGGTGGCTGAAGCTATGGCAATTATGTGTAGTAGTTTCATTCTTATCTAACGTCGAGGACATACGCGAGGATCAGCGCGGAGCGCTGACCGGAGTTGTATGGTCCGTCTGGTTAGATACTATTTTTTATGATTATGAGGATAAGCGGAATCGCGATGGAAATGAAAAGCATCGTCTTGATCATAGTCTCCTTCGATTGATATTCTTTTTTTCTTATCGCGAGTTCCTGACTTTCAAAAGACTCATCGTTTTTCAAAAATATTCGGGCTTCTTTTGTATTTGGTGGTCTGTAGATTATTTTCCATTCATCTGAGTGGTGAAACCCCATGTAGCGGATGAAGTCTTCCTCCACTCTCATGTGCATCAGGATCACCGGTGTCATCCCAATGCCACAAGCTAAGATAGCTATTTTATTGGGAGCATAGAAGGCAAACAAGACGCTGATTGGGAGAGCAGCGTACCAAACCAGTAAAAGTCTCTCATAGCTCATTTCCTTCATTTTTGATCTAACGTCAAATCCACACGATGGCGGCTT is a window encoding:
- a CDS encoding CC0125/CC1285 family lipoprotein; the encoded protein is MKLLHIIAIASATLLSSCETVSYYSPISPEQPFGYSHVDLGGGFYRVTYRGERNSSGRKAFDLARLKAAEIALENGFTHFEIKDLSNLTTYTTTNIEDDALFSAGRPAAIQNSGPSGTTYSQTPWVESEDSVTTKTPYMEIVVECTNYEGSPKKSVQDAIVVKEKLKKKYWIKDKEI